TCACATCTTCAGACCTTTTAAGCAAGACCAAGTTGGTTGGTCTTGTCCTGACAGACCAATCAAcatctctgtttttttaattatttgtcttAGGAATATTCTAAAATCCAAATAGTATTTGTCTCTATCAATAACACATTCATGTTTTATACTCTATGTTTTTATAGATGGACTGGAATTTTACCAAATGGAACTGTGAGCGAAGGCTTTTATTCGAACACCTTGGCCTATTAGCCTCATACGCCAGACTGTTGCTTTAATTAGTGAAGTGATGAGACGGACGTGGATCATAGAGCAGCAGCGGCCCCTGCTGGGCTTCAGCTGCAACAACTATCGATTTTTGTCAACATGGATAAGTGAAGCTGTAAAAGTGGCCATGAGCACTCAAGAGAGGTATTTAAGGAATAATGATCACAAAACAGTCTCTCGCCTTACAGATAGTTCAATGCAAAACACTTAGTTCAGCCTTACAAATCAAATACCTAGAAAATGAGGCATGTACTGCTCAAGCGAATGGAAGATTACATATCAGTaccaatgtttttttgtttatttatttgttttttaaaaattgtgctTTATTCCCCCTTTGAAAAAATGTTGATGATATATTGATGGGTTCtataaatgtttctgtaacaCGTGTATAGTCAAAAATGACTGAAGCGGTTTCTGATGTTTCAGAGATCAGAGCAAGGGCAGAAACAAAGTCTTCAAAAAGTGGACACTTGCTAATCATGTGATATTCGTAATTGCGTCATGTTTAAGACGGGCTGTTGCTAATGAGTAGATTTTTCTGAATGTTTACACAGTGCAAATTGTGGTGATTTGTGGTGTGTATTGGAGCACTCAAACAGTGATAAACAGTTTTATGCGGCAATCCGTTGTTTTGGAAATAAATGTCCCATTTTAATGTGATGAGCCATATTCTTTCAAACGATAAACATGccaatgaaatatgaatatgaagagCCATGTGGATGAAGGGATATGTTTCATGTAGTTTAGGGGACAGTCTGTGAATGAGGAAGAAAACCATTTTGTCCAcgtcaaaactaaaccacattGTTTTCCGGGGTTTACCAAGTTTTGCTCATCTGCTTCATTTGCTGCTGTAATTCCATGGCAGGTTGAAGAAATGGAGGTGCAAACACTGGACGTTgggtgagttaaaaaaaaaaatggcctaaAACAGACAGCTTTCAAGTCAAGACATGTAGCACATGGGAACCGCAACAAATGACACAGGTTCACTTCAGGTGATTCGGTGATCACCTGAACCTTATTGGCAGAACCTGTGGGTGATCAGAACCATCTGGGTGCCAATCGGCAAGACATTGGCGCATCCTGCATTCTTGTTGTCCAGGTACTTCCTCTACCCAACACAAAGGCACAGGTGGGCCCGAGTACTCGAGCAACACATCAGCTGGACTCTGGAATGGACACGGTTGTGGACACTCTTCTTGAAGGGCAGTTGGCCCTGAAGTCTGCTGTCATGAACCTCTGTGAGGTCATGCATTCTGTTAGGGGAAAGGAACCAAGTAGGTGAAGTTTTATTTACCACAAATAAACAGAGCAGGGGCCAGAAAACGAAGAACATGAAGCAACAAGGATCCACAACGCGGGGCAACGTGTGTATCCTATTGGTGCACATCAGTGTCTTGGATCCTGATTGTTCACCCAACACATGTGAATGTGGTAAAATATAGGCATGTCGGCTGGTAATTTCTTGATTTGAATTGgcgtgtttggtgctgtgtctgtgtttatgagTGAGAAGAAAGGAGGGTTTGAGGATGACATGTGATGATGCACACCCACCTTCATGTGACAGGAATAAGAGCAGCCTAGCAAGGATCACAAGGACTTGTTTGTTCTGCACTTACACTTTTGGAGACACAACTAAGGCAAGTAGTTTCAGCTTTCTCTTTCTTTAGCTGCTAGATttataaacatttgaatatgatatatttaaatgtgtctCTGGATCATTCCATTTCCGTTATTTGTTGAATTCCAACATTTAAACACTTAATTCAATGTACTAAAATTCTGATTAGAGGATTAGAATCtcaacaaacacatttaaatacttatttaaaTACTTCTtatacagacatacatacattttctgtTCTGGCTATGTTCTGactaatatatatgtatgtatggcCAAAATTAGAAAATTGCAGGACTTCAAAAAAAATTTCCCTCACTGTTTCTCTTTGCTCTCAATAATGTTCTGACACTTTCGTAGTGAGTGTTGATATAGTACAAATTCATTCCAATATGCTTTACAGAGAAAAGCCCATGGCTATTTTTAGCATTATTCCCTGAACAGACTGAGAAGGATTATATTCCCACCAGgataaaattaatatttggaTTATCCTTGTGAACTGAGAGTTAAATTCCTATATCCTGCAAAAAGTGTTATAGAATAAACTTGtcatcatttaaaatgtgctCATCAGAATTGTAGCCTTACTTCATGCTACAGTTGTAGCCATATGTGAAACGTTGTCTCgcttcactatgtactgtccaacatgtatgtagctgaaatgaaagCTCCacttcaacttttttttatctgattagTAAATTTCTATGTCATTTTAAGCATGAAACATATTGTCATGTGTAGCCATTGCATTctcattttttcatttctattatCTAAACCAGGTGTTCACAGGTGATGCAACATGATGCAGACGGTCCAAACAATTGAAACCCAGCTGCCTATCATAAGGGAGAGCTTCCACACGACTCCCTTCTGGGACAAGGAGAGGAGAAAGAGCAGCCTCACCAATCTCATCAGGAGACAACAGCAactacagcaacaacaacaacagcagagaCATCTGAGCCGCACTGAGCATGCTCCGCTCTGCCGTTCCAACAGCAGCCCATCATGTGAGTTGATGCGGAGAGCAGATGGAgctgggagggagagagagaaagagcgagaggaagagagggagaggcggCGAGTAAAGCTGCTGTCAGCGGCGCTGTCAGAGGCAGCATCGTCGTCACGGCAGCTGCTGCCAGCGCCGGGACAAGAGAGCGACAGTGCAAGCGAGCGAGGAttagagagagcgagaggcgGAGCTGCACGGagtcatcctccccagctccaGTTTCAGCATGGCCTGATCGCCAAGGGTGTCCGGCTGCTCAAGAACATGGGGAACCAGGAGGCAAAGCAGAAGAAAGCATCAGCATCACTATCTCTGGGGGCCGAAAGCACAGGTGATGGTCTAAGAGCTGAAGATGTGGACCAGGAGAGTTCCAGGAAAGGGGGCTTCCAAGGCAAAAAGTCACAAAATAAATCCAGTAAATTGGGAGATTTGGGTAAAAAGAAGCCCAAATCTGAGTCCAACAAGACTTCTGTGTTCTCCAACATTCGTCTCCGTAAAGGCTTGTCCTGGACGAAAGGATCTAAAGAGAACCTTTTGGATGCTGTGGGCTCACAGTTCTCTCATCCTGATGGGACGGGGCTTAAAAACTTGGACTCAAGCTTCTTAGCGGGTGAGACAAATAGCAGTGAGCCTGATAGAGGATGTCTAGCGGTGGACAGCAGGCAGTCGACGGTGGACATGGGGGACGGGGAGGATGGCTCAGGGTCCGACCCTGAAATCTACAGCTTTCATTCGGCTGCAGAACATGAAGACCTGCTTGCTGACATCCAACTCACCATTTACCACCAGCAGGGGGGCATCATGCCTGGTGATCTTCTCATAAATGCGGCCAAGGAGGACAAAAGGTCTCTGTCCCGGGACCCCAACATCCCTGAATCCCTTTCTGACCTGCCCTTTGACTCAGACATTGGTAGTTATGAGGCTACAGGAGAATTATATGGATCTATGATGAATCCAGATGCAGTAAGCGGCGCCTCAGAGGAAGACGTTTTTGTCATGGTTGGAACTGAGACAGTGGAGGATCTGTATCAGCTCCAAGGAACTTGCCCATCAACTGTTGCAGATGTCCCTACAATGACTATCACCAAAACAACCAGCACCCAGAGCTTCCTGGATACTACAGCCACTACAACCACGACCACAACATCATACGAGAGTGCAGAAGAGTCTCAAAATGATGGAGCAGGGACTTTTACTCTCTGTTCTCCTCTTGATGAGACCATCTACAGCAGTGAGAAGCATCTCAAATTTGCAGCAAGTCTTAAGGCAGGACTGGACTCTGTAGTGGAGTTTACTGACCGTGAGCTAAAGCTTACAGGGGGAGCAGGATTGACTGGGACTCAGAAGAGTGTGAGCAGTATGGACCTGAATGTGATGcaagatgaggatgaggaaggaggAGTTTGTGGTAGGAGTGTTGAAGGTCTGGGGTTCCAGTCCTTGCGTAGGAGGACCAGCAGTAGTGTCTCCTATATTCAGTGGGCCTCTGAGAGTCCAGTAGGCTCACAGTCACGCCGATCTTCCAACTCAACCTCAGCGGTCAAACCATACCCCACCATTCACCCATCTTATGTGAAGACAACCACCAGGCAGCTCACCTCTCCCACACACTCCCCAGTTGGCTCCCCATCCCAGAGTCCCATGGTTCCACACAGGGTAGAACCTACTGGTGGTTCAGAAAGATTCAGGGCCGAAAGCTGGAGGGCTCAGAGACAGAGGTCCTGCAGTATTGCTGAACCCATCAGCATCTCCTCAGACTGGACAGGTTACCTGGAGACTCTTTCAGACGTTGCAAAAGATGCACAAGAACCTTCACTCAAGGGGTCCTCAGGTCGACCCCTACGTGCCAGACGCACGTCTTCATGTTTGCAGGGGAATGCTGGGGCCTTTTCTCTGGACGTGTTCTCTGGTGAGTGACCTTCACACTATATACAATGAAATACCCCAGAGTTCAATGCAATATTTTGTAAATTCAACTCCTAAGCCATCATAATGAATTTTAGATTTTATGCACTGCTAAAGAAATTTTCCAGATATTTTTGGTAATTACATGGGATTAATACAACTATTACAAGGGAATAAAGACATGTAAGATGTCCACTGACCCACAGATAGATTTTAAGTTGAGGATTTTGCGGTACATTTTTGATCATGTAAAGGCAGGGTTCCTCTATTTTTACAGTAATGCCAGTGTGTTTGGGCCGTGAGCATAGAGGTCTGGGTGTTTCTGCTTGGCTGCATGTGCCACAGGAAGTCAGGACTCATCACGCACATGCTGCTCTTCAGTCCCTCTTTTCCCCACTGTACCCACAGCCAGCTGTGTGAGGACTGGCACACGGTTCATGCATATGATGTTAGGGTGTTCATAATTAATGACAGTAAAATTTGCCGATAACCTGTAAAAAGCAGACTCATGAAAACAATTCTTTCCAACTCATTTAGCTCATTTAGCTCATTTAGCTATAGTAGAATTGATGGAATAAATAATAAGTGATGACCTGTGCACAGTGAGGGAAACATGCGTTGGTGCTGTGAGGCAGAGTGGAGAATAAATGCATGCAGCCCGAGCATGGTGCTGCTGCAGCCTATAAACCAGAGGCCAGAGAATCTGGGTGGGGGTAGGACTGCAGCTGCGGGGTGATCAACCCAACGcacagtgcacaaaacaaactgacattcattttattcagatGGACTGAAAGTGAACTAATACCacttgtatatattttaaaaagcataagGAGAGTTTAGGAACAGTTGCAGAATGTGAAAAACTGTGAGACACTGGGCATGAAATCACATTAGCAGCCTGTTATTAATGCCAGGGTGAGTCAGGAACCCTCGGAGAACATTGTGAGCTTGCTGTGACCGAGTGCTATTCCATAACATTAGCTATGCAAAGATTCATctcattttgtgaaaatgtgtcagaaaaacaaaaatatttgattAGCATCCATTTGGCAAATGCATCTATTCGGCTGCATACAAATGAGTTCAGATATACTGGTGCATGGCCTGAAATTGTGTAAGGCTGATCGGGAATCTGCAGAGATTAAATCGTTCTTAGGCGTGAAGATTCGGATGTCAGCCATCAATTTAAAGCTGAtattatgttgttgttgttttttttatcatcctACACTTTTGTGCACTGTGCTTATTGGATATTATTGTATTTcaagattaaaatatttttatgagctcatttatacatatttttgagCACTGGatgattattatcatttatataGATTTGAGCACTGAATGAAAcgtcttaacacacacacacacagaacacttCAGAAATCTGCAGCATCCTCGGCAACAAGGCCTGGGTATCCAGGGGGATATTTTCCTTTTCACTGGCTCATTGAAGAGTAGACGCAGATACCAGATATGCCAGAGGAGGCTTGTCACCAACTGTACCattacagtgtattgaaatggAGTTTAAAAAAGGGGTAAAAACACTCCACACTGATCAGCAGTTATCTAATCATCGATTTTGCTGCATAAGACTTCCCAAAAGCAAGCATGTAtttgcaaataattaaatagTTAAATAGGAATTTTTGGAATCTCAAATTCTCAAACCGGCAGGTGtacaatacaaacaaatataaaGTATGAGGGATTGTAAGACAGTTTAATAATGACCATTCTGTGTCTATAattcataatattttattaaatcagtttcagtaacaaaaacaaatcagcatcCACTGAAATGCGATCCAATTTGATGATGGCATATAGTAAAGACAGCATGTAGGACATTAATTGCAGAAGCAAGTATTACAGAATATTATGCAGATAATAGATATTCAAGGTAATAATGGAAGTGCTTTAAATGTGtctattttatcatttatatttttgtaaaactattttttttgcttgtttacaGACATACTGTACTAATATGAATACTTATATTTGCTttagcatcagtatttagaagaAATAGCATGACTGTAATCATCTGAATTATAATCTGCCCATTTCATGGTCATTTTGTGGAATGACCTCTCGTCCCAGTCAGAAGATGTAATCTCTAAGATTATCAAGCAGATATTTTAATCCTGGTCTGTCAGTGTCACAAACACAGAATATGCTGCTTGTGTGATATTTTAAATTAGGTCAGTCATTCACAAAACAGGAAGTGTCTCTCTGAAGAGACAAGGACTAAACACATACTCAGATGTACTGTGTATGCacataaaacagtaaaagttaCCAGGATGCTAAGGGCAAGATGAGATGGGTAAGAACAAAGAACTGGAATTCATTCATGTTCATTGACATCACTGAGGCATTCGAATtctgtttctgtgatttttttttttttttttttttttctcaggccGCACTCTGCTTCAGCGGTGTGGACTGGATCCTTCTGACTCAATTTCTCAAAATGGAGAGAAGCTCTGTTCTCGTTTACTGGGGCTGGGCATTCTTCAGCCCTTCAGCCACTGCTTCAGGGAGCAGGAGGTGGGCGGTGATAAATCAGCCACACCCACCTTcaatgtaagtcactctgaatttTGTAGTAATCCTTTCCAGCCTGTGTGTTCGGACTATCTGGACCTTCTATACTGTCTGCTGGAACATAtggggtggtactagcctagtgggttaaacacactatgaaccagaagaccacaaagtcacaggttcaaaccccacttactccagggagactgtccctgtatccaAAAATGTTGCTATGGATAAGattgtctgctaaatgccataaatgtaaatgctgtaaatgtaaatatagctAAATGCCTTTTTTTACATGACATCTTTAGTGTTGCATGAATTAATTTGCTAAAATAAGAAGCCCTCTCACACTTCTTCCCAGTTGATTAAACATGCTAGAACATCTCTCTGTTACATGGGTATGTTGTGTTCTCAGTGTTCTCACCCTTGTGTGCTTGTATGTTTACTTTAACCTTTTTGGGGTTGATGTTTGCATGGTGACCTATTATCCGTGCCAGTTCTCATTTAATTTGTTAGAAATGATGGGGGCTTTTGCCAGCCAAACCATTTATTAGGGGTAGCATTCatctacacatacacagatgtccgcacacacacacattttgcatcTTTGTGAAAATCTATGATGAGAATTATGTATTGTGTCTGTGATGCATGTTTTtgcatgtgtctgtttttaATACAAACCGggttccaaaaaagttgggacactatacaaatcgtgaataaaactgaatgcaatgatgtggaagTGCCAACTTCTaaaattttattcagaatagaacataaaccgcggagaaaatgtatcattttaagggaaaaatattgACATCTGCCATCTCCACATCGGAATATGGTTTGTATTATGTAAGTGTTTTAGTCTGCCTTAATGTAACCATGTCCAAAAACAAAGGCAGTTGACAAAGGCAAATAGTTTAGCTTTTTAATAATTGAAGtattccattattattatttttgtaaatggaTGGTTTGCCTATCCAATGTAACATTTACTGTAATCGTCACGCTGCATAGAGATTCTACCAAGAACACTTGATGCCAAGAACCCAACAAAAGAAAACTCAATATAAAGGGACAAGCATAAGGAAGGGTAATGTGAACTAAAAGGAGAGCAGGGAAAATAGATGGTAGCTACAAGTGGTGGTGGATGTAACAAAAATTGCTTATTGCTTactgattatattatattatatttattagcATGGGTCCACACTGATTATTAATTCAGAGACACccaagcactcacacactcgtTCAAAGACGCTCATACATGTGTCTGCATGAGCCATCTGCTGGTTATGTAAGACCTCCACGTGCCCGGCACGACTGAGGCTTGTGTTCAGATAAAGGGTCTGGGTCAGCGCTGGGCACTGTTggctcttacacacacactactctgCCCGGAGGGACAAGACGTGCTGCTCACTACTGCGTACAAGCCTGgcctttttctctcttctctctctctgattttGTTTAATGCAAACTGCCCTAAATAACATACACTCACATGGACTCGGAGgtacacacactgacaccaTCTGACACAGACCCAACATATGTGATGATGTAAAATATTATTCTGATTTAATTTTGTCTTGGAAATAAGACAGAATATGATTTtggctctctcacacacttcaGTTAATGCAGACAGATGCACGCGCTACACTGTTTTCACAGCCTTCGTGC
Above is a genomic segment from Denticeps clupeoides chromosome 8, fDenClu1.1, whole genome shotgun sequence containing:
- the fmn2a gene encoding formin-2, with translation MMQTVQTIETQLPIIRESFHTTPFWDKERRKSSLTNLIRRQQQLQQQQQQQRHLSRTEHAPLCRSNSSPSCELMRRADGAGREREKEREEERERRRVKLLSAALSEAASSSRQLLPAPGQESDSASERGLERARGGAARSHPPQLQFQHGLIAKGVRLLKNMGNQEAKQKKASASLSLGAESTGDGLRAEDVDQESSRKGGFQGKKSQNKSSKLGDLGKKKPKSESNKTSVFSNIRLRKGLSWTKGSKENLLDAVGSQFSHPDGTGLKNLDSSFLAGETNSSEPDRGCLAVDSRQSTVDMGDGEDGSGSDPEIYSFHSAAEHEDLLADIQLTIYHQQGGIMPGDLLINAAKEDKRSLSRDPNIPESLSDLPFDSDIGSYEATGELYGSMMNPDAVSGASEEDVFVMVGTETVEDLYQLQGTCPSTVADVPTMTITKTTSTQSFLDTTATTTTTTTSYESAEESQNDGAGTFTLCSPLDETIYSSEKHLKFAASLKAGLDSVVEFTDRELKLTGGAGLTGTQKSVSSMDLNVMQDEDEEGGVCGRSVEGLGFQSLRRRTSSSVSYIQWASESPVGSQSRRSSNSTSAVKPYPTIHPSYVKTTTRQLTSPTHSPVGSPSQSPMVPHRVEPTGGSERFRAESWRAQRQRSCSIAEPISISSDWTGYLETLSDVAKDAQEPSLKGSSGRPLRARRTSSCLQGNAGAFSLDVFSGRTLLQRCGLDPSDSISQNGEKLCSRLLGLGILQPFSHCFREQEVGGDKSATPTFNEEQLYTWAPISPHLQQWEQHDSRTTLGRKHSHLPNTGQSTQGISVLGSGRLEHGESSNLQQLQRTVKELRDKISDLEKQQASLEKDLYSREQVVGEDVRDSRVEPKQKLEGGAHSVQEAKSTQTSPTEEAFRFQVPTPASSEQIVTCTCLRSQQGSTLPPPPPPASTSGPQIHLPPPPPPPPPLPLSEQRACCPPPPPPLPGFGPAAPPPGVGIPPPPPPPPPPPPLIGGPPAPPPPPPGFGPVPPPPGPGSIPPPLPPGLFAGALSQEAAPLKAAIEPPKPMKPLYWTRIQLHTKKESNCPVVWDKIEEPSVDFDEFVELFSKSAMKEKKKPISDTITKSKAKQVVKILSNKRSQAVGILMSSLHLDMKDIHHAILNMDNTVVDLETLQALYENRVQQEEMEKIEKHVKGSKDKEDAKPLDKPEQFLFQLSQIPQFSGRVFCIIFQCTFAECITSVLRKVEILQRVCKTLQTDEGVMQVLGLVLALGNIMNGGNRSRGQADGFTLDILPKLKDVKSSDNSQSLLSYVVAYYLKNFDEDGSRETSVYPLPEPQDLFQASQMKFDDFQKDLRKLRKDLKACETEMAKVCSMSSEDHLQPFKDKMEEFLTQAKEELETQDTKLSETHKAFLELSVFFSVKAKAGEKEVSPNTFFSIWHEFSSDFKETWKKEHKHLLQERMKMAEECFQQAREKASYNVKPKHSSGIKAKLSRKIERSCSEVV